In one Lycium barbarum isolate Lr01 chromosome 7, ASM1917538v2, whole genome shotgun sequence genomic region, the following are encoded:
- the LOC132601619 gene encoding uncharacterized protein LOC132601619, giving the protein MTITNEVNPTANLSITNENPESSTERINLNDEEEIALLKLQLDELRGELRQVRDLTHLTVTAFPNPPHFPSLDSPVPEHFPPSTCPPPIPLSFSNLPPVTPANVPNMHKQTPYVPDYTHTSQNPTSTQTITAPTYPTVQHIPGAHIDISREQYVPQIYAAGAPTFTAPVTVRVPFEVDQYAEMERDSKIGEDESIINQLHSIRKEMRNMRVTRGSESLDYDDLCIHPDIGMPVGYKPPKFDIFDGTGDPHTHLRAYCDKLVGVGMNEKLRMKLFIRSLSGEALTWYTSQDPRKWSDWQDMAGDFMNRFGFNTEITPDRFSLSNIQKKATESFQDYARRWRMEVARVMPPLDESELSKYFIRAQEGIYFEKMMGSMGQKFADLVKMGDILEEGIKSGKIQSMAALQAASKDIQSGSVNGIKKKKEDISNITPYYRQGESSR; this is encoded by the coding sequence ATGACTATCACCAACGAAGTCAACCCAACTGCTAACCTTTCCATAACTAATGAAAATCCAGAAAGCTCGACAGAGAGGATTAATCTGAACGATGAAGAAGAGATCGCTTTGCTAAAGCTACAACTTGACGAACTAAGAGGAGAGCTGCGCCAAGTTCGGGACCTGACCCATCTCACTGTGACTGCTTTCCCAAACCCACCTCACTTTCCGTCTTTGGATTCGCCGGTTCCAGAACACTTCCCTCCATCTACATGTCCACCTCCAATACCCCTTTCTTTTTCTAACCTACCTCCGGTCACTCCCGCGAATGTACCAAATATGCATAAACAAACCCCTTACGTCCCTGACTACACCCATACTTCACAAAACCCAACATCAACCCAAACTATTACTGCACCTACTTACCCCACCGTGCAGCACATACCAGGGGCACACATTGACATTTCCCGCGAGCAATATGTGCCACAGATATATGCAGCTGGGGCTCCAACCTTTACAGCTCCTGTCACAGTCAGGGTCCCGTTCGAGGTGGATCAATATGCAGAAATGGAGAGAGATTCCAAGATAGGAGAAGATGAATCAATCATTAACCAGCTGCACAGTATAAGGAAAGAAATGAGGAACATGCGAGTCACTCGGGGAAGTGAGAGTTTGGATTATGATGATCTATGCATACACCCGGATATTGGCATGCCAGTAGGGTACAAACCTCCTAAGTTCGATATTTTTGATGGGACAGGTGATCCTCATACACATTTGAGGGCCTACTGCGACAAATTAGTAGGAGTAGGAATGAACGAGAAATTGAGGATGAAATTGTTTATTAGAAGTTTGTCAGGAGAGGCGCTCACTTGGTATACTAGCCAAGATCCTCGTAAATGGAGCGACTGGCAAGATATGGCTGGGGATTTTATGAATCGCTTCGGATTTAACACTGAGATCACACCAGACAGGTTTTCTCTGAGCAACATACAAAAGAAGGCAACTGAATCATTCCAGGATTACGCAAGACGTTGGAGAATGGAGGTTGCCCGAGTTATGCCCCCATTGGACGAAAGCGAGCTCAGCAAGTATTTCATTCGAGCTCAGGAGGGCATCTATTTTGAAAAGATGATGGGCTCGATGGGCCAAAAATTTGCCGATTTGGTCAAGATGGGAGACattttggaagaaggaatcaagtcCGGAAAGATTCAATCAATGGCTGCGTTGCAAGCTGCAAGCAAAGACATACAGTCAGGTTCCGTCAATGGGATTAAGAAAAAGAAGGAGGACATATCCAATATCACACCTTACTACCGGCAAGGAGAGTCATCTCGCTGA
- the LOC132601621 gene encoding uncharacterized protein LOC132601621 yields the protein MTITNEVNPTANLSITNENPESSTERINLNDEEEIALLKLQLDELRGELRQVRDLTHLTVTAFPNPPHFPSLDSPVPEHFPPSTCPPPIPLSFSNLPPVTPANVPNMHKQTPYVPDYTHTSQNPTSTQTITAPTYPTVQHIPGAHIDISREQYVPQIYAAGAPTFTAPVTVRVPFEVDQYAEMERDSKIGEDESIINQLHSIRKEMRNMRVTRGSESLDYDDLCIHPDIGMPVGYKPPKFDIFDGTGDPHTHLRAYCDKLVGVGMNEKLRMKLFIRSLSGEALTWYTSQDPRKWSDWQDMAGDFMNRFGFNTEITPDRFSLSNIQKKATESFQDYARRWRMEVARVMPPLDESELSKYFIRAQEGIYFEKMMGSMGQKFADLVKMGDFLEEGIKSGKIQSMAALQAASKDIQSGSVNGIKKKKEDISNITPYYRQGESSR from the coding sequence ATGACTATCACCAACGAAGTCAACCCAACTGCTAACCTTTCCATAACTAATGAAAATCCAGAAAGCTCGACAGAGAGGATTAATCTGAACGATGAAGAAGAGATCGCTTTGCTAAAGCTACAACTTGACGAACTAAGAGGAGAGCTGCGCCAAGTTCGGGACCTGACCCATCTCACTGTGACTGCTTTCCCAAACCCACCTCACTTTCCGTCTTTGGATTCGCCGGTTCCAGAACACTTCCCTCCATCTACATGTCCACCTCCAATACCCCTTTCTTTTTCTAACCTACCTCCGGTCACTCCCGCGAATGTACCAAATATGCATAAACAAACCCCTTACGTCCCTGACTACACCCATACTTCACAAAACCCAACATCAACCCAAACTATTACTGCACCTACTTACCCCACCGTGCAGCACATACCAGGGGCACACATTGACATTTCCCGCGAGCAATATGTGCCACAGATATATGCAGCTGGGGCTCCAACCTTTACAGCTCCTGTCACAGTCAGGGTCCCGTTCGAGGTGGATCAATATGCAGAAATGGAGAGAGATTCCAAGATAGGAGAAGATGAATCAATCATTAACCAGCTGCACAGTATAAGGAAAGAAATGAGGAACATGCGAGTCACTCGGGGAAGTGAGAGTTTGGATTATGATGATCTATGCATACACCCGGATATTGGCATGCCAGTAGGGTACAAACCTCCTAAGTTCGATATTTTTGATGGGACAGGTGATCCTCATACACATTTGAGGGCCTACTGCGACAAATTAGTAGGAGTAGGAATGAACGAGAAATTGAGGATGAAATTGTTTATTAGAAGTTTGTCAGGAGAGGCGCTCACTTGGTATACTAGCCAAGATCCTCGTAAATGGAGCGACTGGCAAGATATGGCTGGGGATTTTATGAATCGCTTCGGATTTAACACTGAGATCACACCAGACAGGTTTTCTCTGAGCAACATACAAAAGAAGGCAACTGAATCATTCCAGGATTACGCAAGACGTTGGAGAATGGAGGTTGCCCGAGTTATGCCCCCATTGGACGAAAGCGAGCTCAGCAAGTATTTCATTCGAGCTCAGGAGGGCATCTATTTTGAAAAGATGATGGGCTCGATGGGCCAAAAATTTGCCGATTTGGTCAAGATGGGAGACtttttggaagaaggaatcaagtcCGGAAAGATTCAATCAATGGCTGCGTTGCAAGCTGCAAGCAAAGACATACAGTCAGGTTCCGTCAATGGGATTAAGAAAAAGAAGGAGGACATATCCAATATCACACCTTACTACCGGCAAGGAGAGTCATCTCGCTGA